The DNA sequence GTCAGGCCGAGCCGCCGCGCGGCCTCCTCGCTCATCACGAGCGCACCCGAGGCGCCGTCGGTCAGCGGCGAGGAGTTGCCGGCGGTGATGACCCACTCGATCTCGGGGTAACGCTCGCTCAACGCCGCGTCGCGGAACGCGGGGGACAGCCCCGCGAGCGCCTCGACCGTGGTCCCGGGGCGGACGGTCTCGTCGACGGTGTGCTCGCCGCCGCCCGGCAGCGCGACGGGCACGATCTCACGCTCGAAGCCGCCCGCGGCGGCCGTGGCGGCCGCCCGCGCGTGCGACCGCGCCGCGTACTGGTCGACCTGGGCGCGATCGAGCTTCCAGCGCGCGGCGATGAGCTCGGCGCCGATGCCCTGGTTCGGCAGGCTCGGGAACCGGGAGGCGAGGGGGCCGTGGGGGTCGCCGTCGACGAGGGCCTTGCCCATCGGCACGCGGCTCATCGACTCGACGCCACAGGCGATGGCGACGTCGTAGGCGCCGGCGATGACGCCCTGCGCCGCGAAGTGGACCGCCTGCTGGCTCGATCCGCACTGCCGGTCGACGCTCGTGCCCGGCACGGAGACCGGGAAGCCCGCTGTGAGCAGCGCGGTCCGCCCGATGTTCAGCGCCTGGTCCCCGGCCTGGCCGACGCAGCCCGCGATCACGTCGTCGACGATGACGGGGTCGAGTCCGTTGCGCTCGATCAGTGCGGTCAGGACCGTGGCGAGCAGGTCCGCGGGGTGCACGCCCGACAACGCCCCGCCGGGCTTGCCCCGGCCGGACGCCGTGCGCACCACGTCGACGATGACGGCGCTGGTCATGATGAGACACCCCTCATTCGCTTGCCCTACTTAGCGATCGCTCAGTATCGTGTCGTGGATCACACCCACCGTCAAGGGCGA is a window from the Xylanimonas ulmi genome containing:
- a CDS encoding thiolase family protein yields the protein MTSAVIVDVVRTASGRGKPGGALSGVHPADLLATVLTALIERNGLDPVIVDDVIAGCVGQAGDQALNIGRTALLTAGFPVSVPGTSVDRQCGSSQQAVHFAAQGVIAGAYDVAIACGVESMSRVPMGKALVDGDPHGPLASRFPSLPNQGIGAELIAARWKLDRAQVDQYAARSHARAAATAAAGGFEREIVPVALPGGGEHTVDETVRPGTTVEALAGLSPAFRDAALSERYPEIEWVITAGNSSPLTDGASGALVMSEEAARRLGLTPRARVHSFAVVGSDPEVMLTGPMPATHKILRRSGLAVGDIDAFEVNEAFAPVPLAWAAEFGVDEARLNPRGGAVALGHPLGGSGTRLLTTLVNHLEQTGGRYGLQTMCEGGGMANATIIERI